In Holophagales bacterium, one DNA window encodes the following:
- a CDS encoding LON peptidase substrate-binding domain-containing protein, protein MSGSLPLLPLFPLATVVHFPGTLLPLHIFEPRYREMVRDLLTRPEPERLVGMVLDGGPPPGGDGPATLVLPGTAGRLVDVEPLADGRFDILLHGEFRFEVDEEVPGRPYRQARVRPLAEGPEPDPSLRDGLVRDLAEVALATGDRFPLAPDDVAELLGQAALPELVNRLAAELDLPAARRQGLLSLALADRAAAIASILASRRRLLAALRPFRHLAAHAESN, encoded by the coding sequence ATGAGCGGATCCCTGCCGCTCCTGCCGCTGTTCCCGCTCGCCACGGTCGTGCACTTCCCCGGCACGCTGCTGCCGCTGCACATCTTCGAGCCGCGCTATCGCGAGATGGTGCGCGACCTCCTGACCCGGCCCGAGCCCGAGCGGCTGGTCGGAATGGTGCTCGACGGCGGGCCACCGCCCGGCGGCGACGGACCGGCGACTCTCGTGTTGCCGGGCACGGCGGGGCGGCTGGTCGACGTCGAGCCGCTCGCCGACGGCCGTTTCGACATCCTGCTCCACGGCGAATTCCGTTTCGAGGTGGACGAAGAGGTCCCGGGCCGCCCCTACCGGCAGGCCAGGGTGCGTCCCCTCGCCGAGGGTCCGGAGCCCGATCCGAGCCTGCGCGACGGCCTGGTGCGCGACCTCGCCGAAGTCGCCCTGGCGACCGGCGACCGCTTTCCGCTCGCCCCCGACGACGTCGCCGAGCTCCTCGGCCAGGCCGCACTGCCGGAGCTGGTCAACCGACTCGCCGCCGAGCTCGATCTGCCGGCCGCTCGCCGCCAGGGCCTGCTCAGCCTCGCCCTCGCCGATCGCGCCGCGGCGATCGCCTCGATCCTGGCGAGTCGCCGGCGCCTGCTCGCCGCGCTGCGCCCTTTCCGCCACCTGGCGGCCCACGCCGAGTCCAACTGA
- the folK gene encoding 2-amino-4-hydroxy-6-hydroxymethyldihydropteridine diphosphokinase yields the protein MSPPSPRRSTRRRSTKTSRRGPALAPGDFVFGLGSNLGEREAVLLGALASLAAALGPLAVSSPYRSVALVAAGAGPQPDYLNAVAVGHADLDPEALVALAKATERRAGRRRAPRWAARVLDIDLLLWGSIQRGDLELTLPHPRMRKRAFVLAPLAELLPDLPLPPDGATPLALLRAHTDATPVARLDWSRPLPSSLTREVPCSSMPS from the coding sequence ATGTCGCCGCCGTCGCCGAGGAGATCGACGAGGAGGAGATCGACGAAGACGAGTAGACGCGGACCCGCGCTCGCTCCGGGGGACTTCGTTTTCGGCCTCGGCAGCAACCTCGGGGAGCGCGAAGCCGTCCTTCTCGGCGCCCTGGCGAGTCTCGCCGCCGCCCTCGGTCCCCTCGCCGTCTCGTCTCCCTACCGTTCGGTCGCCCTCGTGGCGGCCGGCGCCGGGCCTCAACCCGACTATCTCAACGCCGTCGCGGTCGGCCACGCCGATCTCGATCCCGAGGCGCTGGTCGCTCTTGCCAAGGCGACCGAGCGGCGTGCCGGGCGACGGCGTGCGCCCCGTTGGGCCGCCCGGGTCCTCGACATCGACCTCCTGCTCTGGGGCTCGATCCAGCGCGGCGACCTCGAGTTGACGCTTCCCCATCCGCGGATGCGGAAACGCGCATTCGTCCTCGCACCGCTCGCCGAGCTCCTGCCCGATCTCCCGTTGCCGCCGGACGGGGCGACGCCGCTCGCCCTGCTTCGCGCCCACACGGATGCGACTCCGGTCGCGCGTCTCGACTGGAGCCGGCCACTGCCTTCTTCGCTCACCCGGGAGGTCCCGTGCTCGTCGATGCCCTCCTGA
- a CDS encoding FYDLN acid domain-containing protein yields the protein MPELGNKWECFSCGVKFYDLGRHESICPKCGANQKDAKAAEIASEALAAAKRKRREDAVLRALDEPDELIPDADFDADDEDVAAVAEEIDEEEIDEDE from the coding sequence ATGCCGGAACTGGGAAACAAGTGGGAATGCTTCAGCTGCGGGGTGAAGTTCTACGACCTCGGCCGGCATGAGTCGATCTGCCCGAAGTGCGGCGCCAACCAGAAGGACGCCAAGGCGGCCGAGATCGCCAGCGAGGCCCTCGCGGCGGCCAAGCGGAAGCGGCGGGAGGATGCCGTGCTGCGCGCCCTCGACGAGCCGGACGAGTTGATTCCGGACGCCGACTTCGACGCCGACGACGAGGATGTCGCCGCCGTCGCCGAGGAGATCGACGAGGAGGAGATCGACGAAGACGAGTAG
- a CDS encoding outer membrane lipoprotein carrier protein LolA — MPRIALSALAPVLLAGFLGSGTALLAAAGKPAESIAAVDPADPKLMPEARLAALVARVKLEQQKLRSLEAEFVQHKESAFLMLPQDSRGVFSFVAPDRVRWEYLEPKAISLVINGEEMTTWFHDLKRVDRMKIGRYSNQVLKYLNASSSLDTLLRYFTVNLTYSPRQEEPFRLDLAPRYQRVAKRLRGMSLWIDRKIFLPSRVRYVEGDGDVTEYRFEKIRINSNLPSDRFELALPAGIEVRVLDLEHGMATP; from the coding sequence ATGCCTCGCATCGCCCTTTCCGCTCTCGCGCCCGTCCTGCTCGCCGGCTTCCTCGGATCCGGCACGGCCCTGCTGGCGGCTGCGGGCAAGCCGGCCGAGAGCATCGCGGCGGTCGATCCGGCCGACCCGAAGCTGATGCCGGAGGCACGCCTCGCGGCGCTGGTGGCACGGGTCAAGCTCGAGCAGCAGAAGCTGCGGTCGCTCGAGGCCGAATTCGTGCAGCACAAGGAGAGTGCGTTCCTGATGCTGCCGCAGGACTCGCGCGGCGTCTTCTCGTTCGTCGCGCCGGACCGCGTGCGGTGGGAGTATCTGGAGCCGAAGGCGATCTCGCTGGTGATCAACGGCGAGGAGATGACCACCTGGTTCCACGATCTGAAGCGGGTCGACCGGATGAAGATCGGTCGCTACTCGAATCAGGTGCTCAAGTACCTCAACGCTTCGAGCTCGCTCGACACGCTGCTGCGCTATTTCACGGTGAACCTCACCTACTCGCCGCGGCAGGAGGAGCCGTTCCGGCTCGACCTCGCACCGCGCTACCAGCGCGTCGCCAAGCGGCTGCGGGGCATGAGCCTGTGGATCGATCGCAAGATCTTCCTCCCGTCGCGGGTTCGCTACGTGGAAGGGGACGGCGACGTCACGGAGTACCGGTTCGAGAAGATCCGGATCAACTCGAACCTGCCGTCCGACCGCTTCGAGCTTGCCCTGCCTGCCGGGATCGAAGTCCGGGTGCTCGACCTCGAGCACGGCATGGCGACGCCCTGA
- the tgt gene encoding tRNA guanosine(34) transglycosylase Tgt, with protein MRFTLLARDGRARAGRLETPHGAIATPAFMPVGTLGAVKGIGPWDLESLGAEVMLSNLYHLSLRPGTGRIAELGGIHRFAGWSRPILTDSGGFQVFSLAHLRTVDEAGVRFRSHLDGALVRFTPEGVVAAQAELGVDLAMVLDECPPWPAEREAVAQATERTVRWAAQARECWERSSAGPDSLFAIVQGGVHRELREHCAAALSALDFPGYAIGGVSVGEPLAERRLEVEWSAAALPEERPRYLMGVGTPADILHGVRQGVDLFDCVLPARNGRHGLLFTRSGVVRIKNAVHAGDPRPIDEECACPVCRRLSRAFLHHLFRAGEITAPVLGAMHNLRHYLDFMGEVRKAIYSGRLADLATAVDPLDPKPAGARDVEGVVRPGGDRDTKLGEG; from the coding sequence TTGCGATTCACCCTGCTCGCCCGTGACGGGCGCGCCCGCGCCGGTCGCCTGGAGACGCCCCATGGGGCGATCGCCACGCCGGCCTTCATGCCGGTGGGTACGCTCGGGGCGGTCAAGGGGATCGGTCCCTGGGACCTCGAGTCGCTCGGCGCCGAGGTCATGCTGAGCAATCTCTACCACCTGTCGCTCCGGCCCGGGACGGGGCGGATCGCCGAGCTCGGAGGGATCCACCGTTTCGCCGGTTGGTCGCGCCCGATCCTCACCGACTCGGGTGGCTTCCAGGTGTTCAGCCTCGCCCACCTGAGGACGGTCGACGAAGCCGGTGTCCGCTTCCGCAGCCATCTCGACGGTGCGCTCGTGCGTTTCACCCCGGAAGGCGTCGTCGCGGCGCAGGCCGAGCTGGGCGTCGACCTCGCCATGGTGCTCGACGAATGCCCGCCCTGGCCGGCGGAGCGCGAGGCCGTCGCGCAGGCGACGGAGCGGACGGTGCGCTGGGCCGCGCAGGCTCGCGAATGCTGGGAGCGGAGCTCGGCCGGGCCGGACAGCCTGTTCGCCATCGTTCAGGGCGGGGTGCATCGCGAGTTGCGGGAGCACTGTGCGGCAGCGCTCTCCGCCCTGGACTTCCCGGGCTACGCGATCGGTGGTGTTTCGGTCGGCGAACCGCTCGCCGAGCGGCGGCTCGAGGTCGAATGGAGCGCGGCCGCACTGCCGGAGGAGCGCCCGCGGTACCTCATGGGGGTCGGGACCCCGGCCGATATCCTGCACGGGGTGCGGCAGGGGGTGGACCTCTTCGACTGCGTCCTGCCGGCGCGCAACGGGCGGCACGGCCTGCTCTTCACCCGCTCGGGGGTGGTGCGGATCAAGAACGCGGTCCACGCCGGAGATCCCCGCCCGATCGACGAGGAGTGCGCCTGCCCGGTCTGCCGCCGGCTTTCGCGGGCCTTCCTGCACCACCTCTTCCGGGCCGGCGAGATCACCGCCCCGGTGCTCGGCGCGATGCACAACCTCCGTCATTACCTTGACTTCATGGGCGAAGTCCGAAAAGCTATCTATTCCGGCCGTCTGGCCGACCTCGCCACCGCAGTCGACCCTCTGGACCCCAAGCCAGCCGGTGCTCGCGATGTCGAGGGGGTTGTCCGCCCCGGCGGAGACCGCGACACGAAATTAGGAGAGGGTTGA
- the yajC gene encoding preprotein translocase subunit YajC, protein MPGLFVLAQAPGGSGSALVQFVPIVVIFAIFYFLLIAPMRKRQKALQQMVDALKRGDKVVTNGGLYGEVSAVEGGVVHLRIADNVKVRVAKSAIAGLEGTGEETPK, encoded by the coding sequence ATGCCAGGGCTCTTCGTCCTCGCGCAGGCCCCGGGCGGTTCCGGTTCCGCCTTGGTGCAGTTCGTACCGATCGTCGTCATCTTCGCCATCTTCTATTTCCTGCTCATCGCCCCGATGCGCAAGCGCCAGAAGGCGTTGCAGCAGATGGTCGACGCGCTGAAGAGAGGCGACAAGGTCGTCACCAACGGCGGCCTCTACGGCGAGGTCTCGGCGGTCGAGGGAGGAGTCGTCCACCTTCGGATTGCCGACAACGTGAAGGTCCGGGTGGCCAAGTCCGCGATCGCCGGGCTCGAAGGCACCGGAGAGGAGACCCCGAAATGA
- the secD gene encoding protein translocase subunit SecD: MNSLTWRGLVVLGAVVLAGIAVYPPKQKINLGLDLQGGIHLVLKVETGDALASETDKDMQRLQQEAVAGGAAAAATERTSETSFRVTGVSLDKDPVIAKAAANYLTGWEWRRDGDALVFQMETPHAKQLADMSVNQALQTIRNRIDEFGVAEPIIARQGLDSDRIVIQLPGVDDPERVKRLIRNTAFLEFRLVDYPPNGGGAQTEQDVTSHYGGALPANVELMTEDTRDKQGRLTGQRFYAVERKRVITGRDLRSASPGSGQFNQPIVHFSLTPDGARMFGDATGANVGRGLAIVLDGKVMSAPSINSRITDSGIIEGRFTQQEVQDLVTVLRSGALPAGITYLEDRTVGPSLGADSIRKGLEAGLVGAVGIILMMLIIYRGAGVNAIAMLAVNILLIFGGLAYFGATLTLPGIAGIVLTFGMAVDASVLAFERIKEELRAGRLVKAAIDAGFDRALAAIIDTHLTTLISALFLFQFGTGPVRGFAVALSIGILGTLFSMVFGSRWLFDATVLRSGRADKISI; this comes from the coding sequence ATGAACAGCCTTACATGGCGCGGCCTGGTGGTGCTGGGGGCGGTCGTCCTCGCCGGGATCGCCGTCTATCCTCCCAAGCAGAAGATCAATCTCGGCCTCGATCTGCAGGGTGGCATCCACCTCGTCTTGAAGGTGGAGACGGGCGACGCCCTGGCCTCGGAGACCGACAAGGACATGCAGCGCCTGCAGCAGGAAGCGGTCGCGGGCGGTGCGGCGGCGGCAGCGACCGAGCGCACGAGCGAGACCAGCTTCCGGGTGACCGGGGTGTCGCTCGACAAGGACCCGGTGATCGCCAAGGCCGCGGCCAACTACCTGACGGGCTGGGAGTGGCGGCGCGACGGGGATGCACTGGTCTTCCAGATGGAGACCCCGCACGCCAAGCAGCTCGCCGACATGTCGGTGAACCAGGCGCTGCAGACCATTCGCAACCGCATCGACGAGTTCGGCGTCGCCGAGCCGATCATCGCGCGCCAGGGCCTCGACAGCGACCGCATCGTCATCCAGCTCCCGGGCGTCGACGATCCGGAGCGCGTCAAGCGCCTGATCCGCAACACCGCGTTCCTCGAGTTCCGGCTCGTCGACTATCCGCCGAACGGCGGCGGTGCGCAGACCGAGCAGGACGTGACCTCGCACTATGGCGGGGCCCTGCCGGCCAACGTCGAGTTGATGACCGAGGACACCCGCGACAAGCAGGGCCGGCTCACCGGCCAGCGCTTCTACGCCGTGGAGCGCAAGCGGGTGATCACCGGCCGCGACCTGCGCTCGGCCTCGCCGGGCTCCGGCCAGTTCAATCAGCCGATCGTCCACTTCAGTCTGACGCCCGACGGGGCGCGGATGTTCGGCGACGCGACGGGTGCCAACGTCGGTCGCGGCCTGGCGATCGTGCTCGACGGCAAGGTGATGTCGGCGCCGAGCATCAATTCGCGCATCACCGATTCCGGGATCATCGAAGGCCGCTTCACGCAGCAGGAGGTGCAGGACCTCGTCACGGTGCTGCGCTCCGGTGCGCTGCCGGCCGGCATCACCTACCTCGAGGATCGCACCGTCGGTCCGTCGCTCGGCGCCGACTCGATTCGCAAGGGGCTCGAGGCCGGTCTGGTCGGGGCGGTCGGCATCATCCTGATGATGCTGATCATCTACCGCGGGGCCGGCGTCAACGCGATCGCCATGCTCGCGGTCAACATCCTGCTGATCTTCGGCGGCCTGGCCTACTTCGGCGCGACCCTGACGCTGCCGGGCATCGCCGGCATCGTGCTGACCTTCGGCATGGCGGTGGACGCGAGCGTGCTGGCGTTCGAGCGGATCAAGGAAGAGCTGCGAGCCGGACGGCTGGTCAAGGCCGCCATCGACGCCGGCTTCGATCGCGCGCTGGCGGCGATCATCGACACCCACCTGACCACGCTCATTTCGGCGTTGTTCCTGTTCCAGTTCGGCACCGGTCCGGTCCGCGGATTCGCCGTCGCGCTGTCGATCGGCATCCTCGGGACGCTGTTCTCGATGGTGTTCGGCAGTCGTTGGCTGTTCGACGCGACCGTGCTGCGCAGCGGGCGCGCCGACAAGATCTCGATCTGA
- the secF gene encoding protein translocase subunit SecF: protein MELLHDINIDFMKWRRFWVTVSFAVIAIGMIAMFTVRHLNMGIDFAGGTQVTLKFRDKPDVDALRTLLEQAGLAEAVIQRFGKEADNSVILRTPILKGTEEGSGAKLTAALDARFNAGTNGFDLNQQGTGSLASLLSGVDPDGVGPAKAPAYYEAMAETILGVRKQAGLLTDWSQLASAPGVGTKALEALKANARLGHFSVLSLENVGPQVGSELRQRGILAVVFSLIGMLVYIWFRFELRFGIGAIMASIHDVLVTLGLFTIAGFEFNLTTIAAFLTLVGYSTNDTVIIFDRVRENMRKDRGAALIDVMNHSINQTLPRTILTGGTVFVAAMALLVLGGDVIRGFAFIMTVGVVVGTYSSIYIASPFALLWEKYFGKGKLASGKAVATASAPPRRAADAGQRRPAPRKR, encoded by the coding sequence ATGGAGCTGCTGCACGACATCAACATCGACTTCATGAAGTGGCGGAGATTCTGGGTCACGGTCTCCTTCGCGGTGATCGCGATCGGCATGATCGCCATGTTCACGGTGCGCCACCTCAACATGGGAATCGACTTCGCGGGCGGCACCCAGGTGACGCTGAAATTCCGCGACAAGCCGGACGTCGACGCCCTGCGGACGCTGCTCGAGCAGGCCGGACTCGCCGAGGCGGTGATCCAGCGGTTCGGCAAGGAGGCCGACAACTCGGTGATCCTGCGCACGCCGATCCTCAAGGGGACGGAAGAGGGCAGCGGCGCGAAGCTGACCGCGGCGCTCGACGCGCGGTTCAACGCCGGGACGAACGGCTTCGACCTCAACCAGCAGGGAACCGGTTCGCTCGCCTCGCTGCTCTCCGGCGTCGACCCGGACGGTGTCGGGCCGGCGAAGGCGCCGGCGTACTACGAGGCGATGGCCGAGACCATCCTCGGGGTCCGCAAGCAGGCCGGCCTGCTGACCGACTGGTCGCAGCTGGCGTCGGCCCCAGGCGTGGGGACGAAGGCCCTCGAGGCGCTCAAGGCGAACGCTCGCCTGGGTCACTTCTCCGTCCTGTCGCTGGAGAACGTCGGACCCCAGGTCGGCTCGGAGTTGCGCCAGCGCGGCATTCTCGCGGTGGTCTTCTCGCTCATCGGCATGCTGGTCTACATCTGGTTCCGCTTCGAGCTGCGCTTCGGCATCGGCGCGATCATGGCGAGCATCCACGACGTGCTGGTGACCTTGGGGCTGTTCACCATCGCCGGCTTCGAGTTCAACCTGACGACGATCGCCGCCTTCCTCACCCTGGTCGGCTACTCGACCAACGACACGGTCATCATCTTCGACCGGGTGCGCGAGAACATGCGCAAGGACCGCGGGGCGGCGCTGATTGACGTGATGAACCACAGCATCAACCAGACACTGCCGCGCACCATCCTCACCGGCGGCACGGTCTTCGTCGCGGCGATGGCGCTGCTGGTGCTGGGCGGCGACGTGATCCGCGGTTTCGCCTTCATCATGACCGTCGGCGTGGTCGTCGGCACCTACTCGTCGATCTACATCGCCAGCCCCTTCGCGCTCCTCTGGGAGAAGTACTTCGGCAAGGGCAAGTTGGCCAGCGGCAAGGCGGTGGCGACGGCTTCCGCTCCGCCGCGTCGCGCGGCGGACGCCGGTCAGCGGCGCCCGGCGCCGCGCAAGCGCTAG
- a CDS encoding bifunctional (p)ppGpp synthetase/guanosine-3',5'-bis(diphosphate) 3'-pyrophosphohydrolase: MPVSKKALAPPVAPIRPPTLDEVIARLSTHGRPVDAAFLRRVYEYSAERHRDQFRRSGEPYLSHPLAVAYLLADLNFDQVCAAVGLLHDVLEDTLTDFDGLAGEFGVEIAELVDGVTKIGKHSYVRRDEAQAETFRKMILASAKDLRVILVKLADRLHNMMTLSAMSPEARRRISQETLEIYAPIAHRLGMARVRGDLEDLSFFYLYSLQYAALRAKIEEKMKVSHDAIATVRDRLAKALAEAGIEAEISFRVKRYYSIFQKLRRQGIDISELYDYLAFRIITGNLRDTYAALGVVHQLWRPIPGRFKDYIAMPKPNLYQSLHTTVLGGRGQPFEVQIRTTEMDLVAEEGIAAHWRYKEGKVAGEQIDRNIVWLRQLLEWQNEVQDPRSFLTALKIDLYPDEVYVLTPKGDVYSFPRGATPLDFAYRIHTDLGDHCAGARINGRLVPLRTTLKNGDIVEIVTNTSRHPSRDWLGLVVTSRAKSKIRHWLNTQQIQQAMEIGRRLLDKDLRRYKLSPRKALDSAQVKDFMTAEGIAKTDDLFARIGFGKVTTKQVLAHLLTEEQLAQAPAKPSALREAVGRMLPFGAGPISVRGHGDLLAVLAKCCNPLPGEDIVGYVTRGRGVSVHSVDCPNVRNLLYNPEREIEVEWARQKESVYPVSLVIATEDQPGMLARLTEVIAKAGSNIKQIEADTSRPGKGRIEVVVEVRDRKHLDEIRRNLRGIAGVLDVDRRMAGPAGPADQLD, from the coding sequence ATGCCCGTATCCAAGAAAGCACTCGCCCCGCCGGTCGCTCCGATCCGGCCACCGACCCTCGACGAGGTGATCGCCCGGCTGTCGACCCACGGGCGCCCGGTCGACGCGGCGTTCCTGCGCCGCGTCTACGAGTACTCGGCCGAGCGGCATCGCGACCAGTTCCGCCGTTCCGGCGAGCCCTACCTCAGTCATCCGCTGGCCGTCGCCTACCTGCTCGCCGACCTGAACTTCGATCAGGTGTGTGCGGCGGTGGGGTTGCTGCACGACGTCCTCGAGGACACGCTGACCGATTTCGACGGCCTGGCCGGCGAGTTCGGCGTGGAAATCGCCGAGCTGGTCGACGGCGTCACCAAGATCGGCAAGCACTCGTACGTCCGTCGCGACGAGGCGCAGGCCGAGACCTTCCGCAAGATGATCCTGGCCTCGGCCAAAGACCTCCGCGTCATCCTGGTGAAGCTGGCCGACCGGCTGCACAACATGATGACGCTCTCGGCGATGTCCCCCGAGGCGCGCCGGCGCATCTCCCAGGAGACGCTCGAGATCTACGCTCCGATCGCCCACCGGCTGGGGATGGCGAGGGTCCGTGGCGATCTCGAGGACCTTTCCTTCTTCTATCTCTATTCGCTGCAGTACGCGGCGTTGCGCGCCAAGATCGAAGAGAAGATGAAGGTGAGCCACGACGCCATCGCGACGGTGCGCGACCGGCTGGCGAAGGCGCTCGCCGAGGCCGGGATCGAGGCCGAGATCAGCTTCCGGGTCAAGCGCTACTACTCGATCTTCCAGAAGCTGCGGCGCCAGGGGATCGACATCTCCGAGCTCTACGACTACCTCGCCTTTCGCATCATCACCGGCAATCTGCGCGATACCTACGCGGCGCTCGGTGTGGTCCATCAGCTGTGGCGGCCGATTCCCGGCCGGTTCAAGGACTACATCGCGATGCCGAAGCCGAATCTCTACCAGTCGCTGCACACCACGGTTCTCGGTGGACGCGGCCAGCCGTTCGAGGTGCAGATCCGCACGACCGAGATGGACCTGGTGGCGGAGGAGGGGATCGCCGCCCACTGGCGCTACAAGGAGGGCAAGGTCGCCGGCGAGCAGATCGACCGCAACATCGTCTGGCTGCGCCAGCTGCTCGAGTGGCAGAACGAGGTGCAGGACCCGCGTTCGTTCCTCACCGCGCTGAAGATCGACCTCTATCCCGACGAGGTCTATGTCCTCACCCCGAAGGGCGATGTCTACTCCTTCCCGCGCGGTGCCACGCCGCTCGACTTCGCCTACCGGATCCACACCGATCTCGGCGATCACTGCGCCGGGGCGCGGATCAACGGCCGGCTGGTGCCACTGCGGACGACGCTCAAGAACGGCGACATCGTCGAGATCGTCACCAACACCTCCCGCCACCCGAGCCGGGACTGGCTCGGCCTGGTGGTCACCTCGCGGGCGAAGAGCAAGATCCGCCACTGGCTGAACACGCAGCAGATCCAGCAGGCGATGGAAATCGGGCGGCGGCTGCTCGACAAGGATCTGCGCCGCTACAAGCTGAGCCCGCGCAAGGCGCTCGACAGCGCGCAGGTGAAGGACTTCATGACCGCCGAAGGGATCGCCAAGACCGACGACCTCTTCGCCCGCATCGGCTTCGGCAAGGTGACCACCAAGCAGGTGCTCGCCCATCTGTTGACCGAAGAGCAACTGGCGCAGGCTCCCGCCAAGCCGAGCGCGCTGCGCGAAGCCGTGGGCAGGATGCTGCCTTTCGGCGCTGGGCCGATCAGCGTCCGCGGCCACGGCGACCTCCTGGCGGTGCTCGCCAAGTGCTGCAACCCGCTGCCGGGCGAGGACATCGTCGGCTACGTGACCCGCGGGCGAGGCGTGTCGGTCCATTCCGTCGACTGCCCGAACGTCCGCAACCTGCTCTACAACCCGGAGCGGGAGATCGAGGTCGAGTGGGCTCGGCAGAAGGAGTCGGTCTACCCGGTTTCGCTGGTCATTGCCACCGAGGACCAGCCGGGCATGCTCGCCCGTCTGACCGAGGTCATCGCCAAGGCGGGCAGCAACATCAAGCAGATCGAGGCGGACACCTCACGGCCCGGGAAGGGGCGCATCGAAGTGGTCGTCGAGGTGCGCGACCGCAAACACCTCGACGAGATCCGGCGCAACCTGCGCGGGATCGCCGGGGTGCTGGACGTCGACCGGCGGATGGCCGGGCCGGCCGGCCCGGCAGACCAACTCGACTAG
- a CDS encoding 50S ribosomal protein L28, with amino-acid sequence MPRQCHFCGKQTVIGRQVSHAHNVTARSFQPNLRKVRAMIDGSPQRVDVCTRCMRSGKVVKPARRTWSAEQQPAKP; translated from the coding sequence ATGCCCAGGCAGTGCCACTTCTGCGGCAAGCAGACCGTCATCGGACGCCAGGTCAGCCACGCACACAACGTGACCGCCCGTTCGTTCCAGCCCAACCTGCGCAAGGTCCGCGCGATGATCGACGGGAGCCCCCAGCGGGTCGACGTCTGCACCCGCTGCATGCGTTCGGGAAAGGTCGTCAAGCCCGCCCGGCGGACTTGGTCGGCCGAGCAGCAGCCCGCCAAGCCGTGA
- the pilM gene encoding type IV pilus assembly protein PilM, which yields MKMVELKERKGEYTLLRLGIEPLSPEAIVDGSIMDSSLVVDAIHKLNEATGVKNQSFATSLSGHSVIIKKIQMPVMPADDLAEQIQWEAEQYIPFDINDVRLDYVVLSEGEPGRDNMDVLLVAVKRDKVNDYVSVISQTGKVPALVDVDVFAIQNAYEANYDLDPLKVIALVNMGAGVTNVNILARGSTVFWRDIGFGGNQFTEALQREFNLSFEQAERLKRGEQVDRYGAADARRVLDGVSADMASELQKTFDFFAATSSEGPVDELVLSGGCALTPNLQQVLRDRFGVPVELLDPLRRVQYRDADFDREWLRSISPMLAVAVGLAVRKVGG from the coding sequence ATGAAGATGGTCGAGCTCAAGGAGCGCAAAGGGGAGTACACCCTGCTGCGCCTGGGGATCGAACCGCTTTCGCCCGAGGCGATCGTCGACGGATCGATCATGGACTCCTCGCTGGTCGTCGACGCGATCCACAAGCTCAACGAGGCGACGGGAGTCAAGAACCAGAGCTTCGCCACCTCGCTCTCGGGTCACTCGGTCATCATCAAGAAGATCCAGATGCCGGTCATGCCGGCCGACGATCTGGCCGAGCAGATCCAGTGGGAGGCCGAGCAGTACATCCCCTTCGATATCAACGACGTCCGGCTGGACTACGTGGTCCTCTCCGAGGGCGAGCCCGGGCGCGACAACATGGACGTGCTGCTGGTGGCGGTCAAGCGGGACAAGGTCAACGACTACGTCTCGGTGATCAGCCAGACCGGCAAGGTCCCGGCGCTCGTCGACGTCGACGTGTTCGCCATCCAGAACGCCTACGAAGCCAACTACGACCTCGACCCGCTGAAGGTGATCGCCCTGGTGAACATGGGTGCGGGGGTCACCAACGTCAACATCCTGGCGCGTGGCTCGACGGTGTTCTGGCGCGACATCGGTTTCGGCGGCAATCAGTTCACCGAGGCGCTGCAGCGCGAGTTCAACCTGTCGTTCGAGCAGGCGGAGCGGCTCAAGCGGGGTGAGCAGGTGGACCGCTACGGCGCGGCCGACGCGCGGCGGGTCCTCGACGGCGTGTCGGCCGACATGGCCTCGGAACTGCAGAAGACCTTCGACTTCTTCGCGGCGACCTCGAGCGAGGGGCCGGTCGACGAGCTGGTTCTCTCCGGCGGCTGCGCGCTGACTCCCAACCTGCAGCAGGTCCTGCGTGACCGCTTCGGTGTCCCGGTGGAGTTGCTCGATCCGCTGCGTCGGGTGCAGTACCGCGACGCCGACTTCGACCGCGAGTGGCTGCGGTCGATCTCGCCGATGCTGGCCGTGGCGGTGGGCCTGGCCGTGCGCAAGGTGGGAGGGTAG